Part of the Arachis hypogaea cultivar Tifrunner chromosome 6, arahy.Tifrunner.gnm2.J5K5, whole genome shotgun sequence genome, AATAAACAAATATGTTTGACAGAAAAAagcctaaattttattatttatttaatacacaattgttaattttgatgtatttgagttttacataattatataattaatttatgtatttgaataatttttaaataatatatttgaaaaaatttataaaaatattttatactatatcTATAACTTCATAGataaatcaatattaaaatacGTAAATTATTCATAAGTTATAGATGATTTCATATAAATACAAACACttccttaaaataaaaatactaaatatagaTAAGTATTATTcttataagatattatatattctACCACTTATAGAAATAGGAAAAAAAACTTTAgatatgattttttcttttttacattatAAATTAAGTATCTAGTatattaaatactaataaaatttaaaggcaAGTAAAGcaaatttgtatattaaaaataaaatcataccaAAATCCAATAATATCATAATAATAAGAGCAATGATACATAATTagcaaaatttattaattttaataaacaattaattattaatatttaaaaatattaattaaaaatatagtattaggctattaaattaaataaattagactactaataaaaaaatactaaccaaTATAtatgaaaaccaaaaaaaaaaagaaaagaaaacttcaATGTTACAACATATATTTTTCAGAGtttaaataaaaacagaaaaaaagcaTGCACATAAAcagaaatatataaaaatttattaatcatcatttgaagaaaaagaaaagaaaagaaaagaaaagaaaaaaacatgaaCATATACAGAGTTTGAGTTCCCGAAGCAAATGAAACATCAGAGTCATTTTCTTTGCCACCTTCGAAGGAGCCTTCATTCCACGCTTTCTCCTATTCTTTCCTTTGatttctcttcctccttcttcttcttcttcttattcttcttcttcttcatttccatCAACAAAAAGAAACTCTCACAACAGAAAACAGAGCCCTCTCTGTTTTTgaagctttctctttttccttccctCCTTTGATTCAATTCTCAGAACAAAGACATGGTTCACTACCACAGGTACCATCAACCCAGAAAAGCTTCAGACCCCATTATCACAAAAGATGAAGAATCACAACAGAACCTTGTCATGGATTGTTCAACCTCTTCTTACTACAAGAGAACAAGGCCCAAGTTGCTctctttcctcttcctcatcactttCCTCTCTTGCTGCTATGTCCTTGCACCActcttccttcccccttctttcACCTTCTCTCTCCTCTGTAAGCAACTCCTCTTTTCACTCTCATACACTTTTGCTTTCTTATTACAACATGGGACTTCGTTTTTGACATCTTTTATGTTGTTGTTTTGGTTTGCTTTGGTTTTCAGACTCTCCTGCAACTGAAAATGATGCTCTTGTTGTAAATGATTCTATGTGTTCTTCAGTTTCAAGTGGTAATTCTTCTTATTacccccttttcttctttttcaattttcaatttccattttttcctttttagAAACATATTGCATGAGTATAAATGAAAAGGGGTTTGATATCATAGCTTTATGCATTTTATAACCTGGGAAAGTAATGATTTTTATGTGTTTTAACCGCACAAATTCTTGTGATTGTTATTAAACTTGATGATGAACAGTTAAAGTTTAATTCGGTGTTTTCATTTATGCAGGAACTATATGCTGTGATAGAACTGGTTATAGGTCTGATATATGTTTGATGAAAGGAGACATTAGAACACACTCCCCTTCCTCTTCAATCTTCCTCTACAACTCAGGAATCATCAACAATGTTTCAAGGAATGTTGGAGCTGAAAAAGGCAAAGGGGATCAGATACTTCAGCACGAAAGGATTAGGCCTTATACTCGAAAATGGGAGAAGAGTGTAATGGAGACCATTGATGAGCTAAACCTCATCTCAAAGAGAGTGAATTTTGGTAATTCAGGCCATGGTTGTGATGTCAAACATGATGTCCCGGCCGTCTTCTTCTCGAATGGGGGCTATACCGGCAATGTGTACCACGAATTCAACGATGGAATCATTCCTTTGTACATTACCTCCCAGCATTTCAACAAGAAGGTTGTGTTTGTGATCCTTGAATATCACAATTGGTGGATCACCAAGTATGGAGACATTCTTTCTCACCTTTCGGATTATCCGGCCATCGATTTTAGAGGAGACAACAGGACTCATTGCTTCCCTGAAGCCATTGTTGGCCTTAGAATCCATGATGAGCTCACGGTTGATTTGGCTTTGATGCAAAGGAACAAGAGCATTGTTGACTTTAGAAACCTTCTTGATAAGGCCTATTGGCCGCGGATTCATGGATTGATTCAAGATGAAGAAAGGGAAGCACAAGAAAAGTTAAGAAAACAATTGTCTTCATCCCCATCATCAGAATCGGAACCAGAATCAGAATCTCCACAGAAACAAGAGTACATAATTAAGCAAAAAGTACAAGAGAATCCATTGAAGAAACCCAAGTTGGTTATTCTCTCTAGAGACAAATCAAGAGCCATAACAAATGAAAATTCTATGGTTAAAATGGCTGAGGAAATCGACTTTGAAGTCGAAGTCTTGAAGCCAGACAGAACAACAGAATTGGCCAAGATTTATAGGTCACTGAATGCAAGTGATGTGATGATCGGCGTCCACGGCGCAGCAATGACACATTTCTTGTTCTTGAGGCCTGGCTCagtgttcattcaagttgttccTCTTGGCACAACTTGGGCTGCAGAAACATATTATGGTGAACCTGCAAGAAAACTTGGTTTGAAGTACATTGGCTATGAAATTCAGATTAGAGAGAGCTCTTTGTATGAGAAGTATGATAAGAATGATCCTGTTCTAAGGGACCCCGAAAGCATCACAAAGAAAGGTTGGGAATTCACAAAGAAGATTTATCTTGATAGCCAAAATGTTGTGTTGGACCTCAGAAGATTCAGAAAAAGGTTGCAGCATGCTTATGAGTACATAGTCTCCAAATCAAATCACAGCACAgagtaaaattttctttttgttcttttgtttcatTTTACTTCTCTATGTTCATTCTTTGATATGTGGAGGGAAAGAAAGCTTCCATTTTTTTTAGTATTGAGCATGTTGTACAGCAAAATACTTAAAAATGAATTACAGAATGTGTAAGTATAAGAGCAACAACTTTCCTTTTTGGTGTGAATAAATTAaggatttaattttgatacattgtcATCATAAAGTAGTTTTACACATACATTTAATTATGAAACGCCACAtagtaaaaataactatcttttacATCAACCACGTGAATAGTTATCCAAAAAAACAAATATGATTGCACAAAACActatcagtgcatcaaaattaaattcttaatttaaATGTATTGACAAATTTTAGTATCTTACACAAATATTTGACTAAACTGTTCAACATTTTTTAAGTTGGTACATAATTTGGTGtacaacaattaaactcataacCCTACAATTTGCTTAAATTCTATGGAGAGGTTGAAGTTGTTTGTGCAGTTTGCCCAACCAATGGTTAGGTGTAGATTGAAAAGTCCCATAGCAGGttctttacttatttatttattttctgtaaaATTTAATCCcttaattttacatatataaatatataaaacttCTGGAATGAACTTGAGGTTGCATCATTGAGGTGTGAGGTAATTAATTGGGGAATGACATTCCATGTTGCTGTGGGTCTAATTTCTTTGGTAACAACACATGTTACAATGTGACTTCAGACTGACCCCTGCATGTTCTATTGttctttataaaattattattgcttttatcttatttatttttagtgtAATAACATTTCGTTATTATGAAATGGAAAAGGATGTAGTTCTCAGTTATAGATCTAAATTTGATGAAATGAAAATGGTTGTAGTTCTCAGCTATAAATCACCCAAGTCTTATTTTGGTGGATCACACCAAAATTAATTGTATTTGTCAAGATTTgttgaagttgatatttgagagccgtaagatgatttgattgatttgactaaatttttatttaacagcTCTAAgctatcaacttcatgtgaagtcgactgcacctgaatttttaccATAAATAAGATTGTATATGAATTAtgaaaattttaacattttttgacTTAATCTCCGGATTATATAGCTTGTAACcgtcaaattataataatcagaTCAACATCCaaattaattctattttaaaattaatttctggAATTCCGCTAAGAAGCTAATGGAGTATTTGTACAATGGCCTATTTATTTGActcaatatgagttaaaaaaataaatattcaggataaaatactactaatttctcaaacacaatacCTTCaaactatctagaataaccatccagaGATAATAAACATTTAATATTCTAATGAATCGAACATCCCTAAATcctcattgtacatattgtaaaTACTCAATTAGCTCCTTATACTTTCTCTCGTTCATCTTCACCATGGGATACTACTCCAATTCATTATATTTAgaaatgcataaaaataaaagatctAAATAGAAGCAACTTTATTATTGGAATAATGATGTAGAGGGTTGTGGCAATTCTAGTGTAAGAGTAGTGTGGGGAACGTTAACCTCGAGGGTTGTGTAGTGCATGTGAATAAACTCCATGATTGCATCTCTTATGCGAGTATGAAGTATTGAAGTGAAGCAAGTACAGATTCAATGGGGACCACTAACGGTTATGATTAATGGTTTATGAACCATCCATCAACCACACTGCATGTATTGTCTCAACCAGCACAACCTTTGTGCCAATTCGTCAGAACAACAGTACCTTTCAAAATTGATTCTCTCCCGTGAAGATTTTTCACAAATTAGTTTCTATTTCAAAGAGAAATTGCTGTAATGTACTAATATTGttggttattaattatttaaaataattacaaCTTCGCTAagtaaacaacaaaaaatatgaaCAACGTAAACAATACGctaaaaaaatgttatattataATGATATATTTGAAAGTTTTGTAAAAAAAGGACTGACAAATGGAAGAGTTTAATGAATATCAATGAAATGAGTTAAAAGGGCTTTTCGTTTAGCATGGATTTTCTTTTCACAAGTGGTAAAAGGCAACATGTTTACATATAGGTATTTCacctatattaaatttttttattatattacgtgtacactaaaattaaccataaatataaaatatatattaaatataaatatatgttaaaaataaattaaatatttttgtaaaatattagtagctaattttagtatacgaaaaatatttttgtaaaattttttaccTAAATTTTTACCTCATTGTAAAATGTTATGTGTTGAATTTTACTATTGATTGAGAAAGTGAAGTCAAATATAAAATCtacaaaaatatctaatttataataaaagttaGCACAGATTATGGGATTGGAGTAACTAGATTATATCGAATGAACTCAAAACCGTATAGAAAGTAAGTTGACCGtgggtatttttttttatatgagaattaatatttataatacttTTTGTGTAGTTTTTTTTGTATGAtcatcttatattttattttgtattaatcaCATTtaatacaaaaaacataaaaaggGTGTGATTACAAATAACTGCACGAGAACAGAACAAAAGctgtatttatttatcttttctttttcttttccaaaaatttgTATTTGTTTTTCATGATCCTAGTTtcataattacaaaaatatttctaaacacCAAATTTGAAAAAAACAAAATCCACTAAATTGGAGGCTTGGAGCTGCTGGTGTTTCTTTGAGTCAAAGCAACCACCCCAGCATTGATATTTGGCTCTTGAAGTCTTCCTACAACCACCGTTTTGAGGTCTTCGCCGCTGCCGGAGGAGGTGTTCTAGCATTTCTCTCCTTCTCATCTAAACATAACCTTGTACTTAGTATGATGAAATTGCAAAGCATATTAATAGAAAAATGGCAGCTCTATAGGTTTTAACTTACATGGTACCGGCTTCCCTCCAAGCGAAGATCTTCGATTCGGCCCGGATCCATGAATTCCAGTTAGTGATTGCCTCCTCTGTGTCCTTTCTACAGCTGTAACCGATGATCTTACATCATTTGCATGGCTAGCACCCTTGATTGGAGACTTTACTTCAACCAAATTCTGTTGTTGGTTCCTGCAATTCACATTCAAAGATTGACACTCTTTTTTATAGAGTAGCCATAATAATAGACATGCTTAAAAAACAACAATGCCTGCTACACACGCACATACCTCTTTTCAGGGCCATTAATAAGTTTTCCGATTGTTCTCAAGGATCTTCTCAAGGAACCTTTTCCATTTGTGCTACTCATTCCCTTTGTTGTCTGCATAACACTATGCACATCATTGATATCCGGCATTGTTGGTTCCGGCGTCTGAGGTAGTACAAGAGGATGAATTTTGATCCCTTCATCTACTTTTATCAGTCTCTTTTGGTAGGTCATGCTTGTAGGACTTCGCGGAGCTTTGGCCTGCGAATCTGGCCTGGACATGCCATTGCTGAAGTGTCCATAAAGCTTTGACGCAGCTTCTGGATCTTGTGGTGGACGATATTTCTGCACAAGCACAGACTCATACTGTAAAGTCTTGCTAACATCGGATGACGCACTGTCTTTCTTGATGTTGCTCTTGGAGCCTTCCAAACTCAATCTTCTCGAACGAGGTACAAACGAAGGCGATTTACATGCAGCTTTATCCTTATCCTCAGGATTCAATGATTTTTCGCCCTTCACTGTGCTGCAATTCTCAATACTGAGTCTTCTAGAACGCAATGGAGTTTTCATGGTTGGTTTCTCTGATGGAGTGTATGGTTCTTTGGGTCTGCTGAACACTGATTTCTGAGCTTCCTTGTTTGCCAATGCCAGCTTAAGACTCTCAACCTAAACACATAAAGAGGGAAAACCGGTTTAGTTTGACTCCATTTGAGTTTCAGCAACCTATGATACTAACTTTCTTGTGGCTTACGGTATGTCATTACCTGTTCTTTAAGTTGCATAATTTCACTGGTTTCTTTGTTCATACGTGCTATCCCGAGTTCCACAGTTGAAACGCGCTGAGCGAACTTTAGAGTACTCGTTGTTTCACCAAAGGAATCTGCTTCCGGACTCACATGAGCAAACATCAAGGTTTTGGCATGACCACCTAATGCAGAAAATGTccaagaaaaaattaaagaaactttCTCTATAAGGTTAAAGAATTAAAGATAGAATCTTGTGGAATAGaattcaagatagaattcaataGCGTGTACCTAAGGAGTCCTGCAAAAGAAGTGTGAGTTTGCTATTTCTATATGGAATGTGAGAATTCTTTTGAGCTAGTGCTGTGATCACATCTCCCAAACAAGAAAGAGATTTGTTAATGAATTGTGCTTCCTTTAGTCTTTCCCCTGTGACTTCTGACTTGTCTACTCGTTCACTTCCGGCAAGGTCTACCAAATGCAGACAACTGCGAATGGTGTTACGGGATGTATCTTTTCCGTGAACATGCACGGTGAGTACACTGAATTAAAACAGCCTTTATTATCAGTGTCTGCATTAAACATTTAAATTCAAGTTATAGGgtctgaaaaaattttaaaaattacctgTGGGAACGACTACTCCTATTGTTCAGTGCAGTGGAACTGACAGCACGGTTGACCTCGCCGAGTTTCATGAGGGTCAGAACATCAGTTGTAGATGTCACAGGACGCAATGTAGCATCAGGAAGACTCAATCCATCATCATTGCAGCTCCTAATCTCTAATTTATTATCTGTTTTGTCCTCAGCAAGTAGGTCTCTAACTTGTTCATTGTAAATCTCGACCATTTGAACATAAATGTCATATGTCATAATGTCTTTCCTGTCATTAGACATTCGAAACAAATCGTTAAGAGCGAGATAATTGATCCCCATATCCTTAGAGGTTCCACCTGATGGACCACTCtgccaaaagaaagaagaaacaaaagatATTAGATGGATATATAATTGGTTTAAGTTTGCATATATAGTAAGCAGGCATTGCTTGTTATTCCATTGGTCTGTGTCCGCGTTAATTAATATATGGGAGAACCAATGCAATGTGTATCATACTTCTTTTATCTTACCATGGTGTATGTCTTCCCAGATCCAGTTTGACCATATGCGAAAATACAAACATTATATCCATCCATCACGGATCTAATTAACGGCTGAGTGTCCTTAAACACCTCATCTGTGTACAAAGTTAGAATAAATTTCAATAAAATGATGTAAAAGAGAGGGAAGGGGAGGGAAAATTTCTGTAATCAGCATGTGGAACTCTACCTTGGCCAGCCTTTGGACCAAAAACCCGATTGAACTGAAAAAGTTTCCTTCCATCTTTCAATGTTTTGGATGGATCTAAAATGAATAGAGAACCATCCTCCCCAATGAAATCAATAATATTCTTGGATTCAGCCTGGAATGAGGGTCTGATTCTGCAGTAAACTCGAATATTACCTATGATTTGGATTTGAAGAGTTTGACAAAATTAACTTTGGTCAATAATATATAAAGAGAAAGTGACCATTAATTAAATAAGCAATTAAAAGTTCAACCTTTCAGATCTTGAACCATGTTAAATAATTTCCTATTCTCTTCTACTACTCTGTTGTATCCACCAGCTTTAGTTGCCATATCCTCTACTTGACTCCCTGAATTCATAAACCAGTATTTCATctcaataattatataaaaaacaaataaacaagggAATCCTTTTACAACCAATCAGAACAATGAAAGAAAACCAACTATTTGAAATTGTAATGTTCATGGCTATTCATACCGAGTTCATTAAAAAAACTCTGAACTTGTGATTGCATGTCCTCAAAATCATTCTTGATTTTCAACTTTAAAGCCTTGAGATCCTGAAAAAACCCAGGATGTTACAAGCATTATCACAATGAATGCAGAAAACCACTAAAGCTTCTGTAGTATTTAATGTATGTTAGAATGGCAAGGTAGTAATGTCGATGTAATCTATTAAATTGTTTCTACCTTAACTCAACAATAATTAAAATTTCTAGTTAGGGCACAAATGATGCAACAGTTAAAGATTTACAAATGTCTACCTGAAGTTCATTTTCTTGCAATGCTAAGAGATGCTTCTGATTGCAAATGCACTTTCCAGTGCAACCTCTATTACACTGTGAGATGCACAATGGAAGCATCAGAATCCAAGTTCAAGACATTTTATATTGAATTGGTAATAGTACCACAGTATTAATGATGTAAATGTTGATCAAAAACAATATTCGGGTGAGCACATTAACATATTAACATATACAaatacaaatattgcaaaatTTTATGTAAATACTACATCAGGCAATTATTCTAAatattctaaattaatatttCACAGAAAGGTACCTTTGAACTTTCAGGCACTAATGAAGCATCTGATAATGGAGGAGTGGAAGTGCAACAATGAAGTACGCTACTTCTTTCTTTTGTGGAATCATTTAGTGGCGTTGGCAGCTGTGTTTTAGTCAAGGAGATATTTTGTTAAATATCATTGCAATTGCAAAGATAGAAAATATTAACAAATAGAACATGAAAGCACTTTCTTAATATGACCAAAACAAATCTAGAGTTACAGAATTTTGATCCCCAAGGATGATTGTTTTCTACTACTTATGTATATCTCACAATTTTTAGCATTGATAAATGATCATCTCAAAGACTCAAACTAACCTCAGAGGATTTCGTCGGTAGCTTTACCCCACAAAAGTTTGTCATGATTTGCTTAAATAGTTTTACAGGATCCTACaagcaaagattaaaataattatgAGGGAGATAAAAAAGCTCAATTGTGTTGAGGAgataatttaaactaaaattgTTACCATATTTTCGTTACGAAGAGAAGCAGCAAAGTTtccatccatattttctttggcTTCCAAGATGCGATCGACCAGTAGCTTCACAAGTAGTTCTACATTTTCCTCTGCATCCAGTAGAGTTATTCGAAAGAATGAAATTATATGAGTACGAATGCTCTGTAATCACTTTCAATAGAAGTTTTTTTATCACTTGCAACCAAaacaatatattttatatcaGCACAGGATACAAAATTAGATACCAATATATGAGCAAGACTAAGTGATCAAACCTTCTCGTTTCTGAAAATTACTCTCAACAGAATGCACTTTTTCCCATGTGGCAGACAAATCCAATCGCTTACATGCATCGGAGGGAAACGCAGCCGTGGCTCTCGAATGAATTCTACTGGCTGACTGCATAAGTAATGGAGATCTTAAGTGCCTGTTGGAGGATCCATTCTCACTGTTTGTCTTCTTCAACTCTTGAAGTGCTTTAAGTGATAGAATGCAATCAACAACTTTTGATGCTGATCCCATATCTACACTATcctgaaaataataaataacttgCAAGTTTACACATGCATAAGCAAGTTTACAAAAACAAGCAATATTGGCATGCAGTTGGACATGCATATCAAAGATGTATAATCTTTAAATAAATTACCCTTTCAAGATCAGAAGCTTCAAAAGCTGGAAGCTTTAGTTCTTCTGCAGCATCAAGAAAGTTCCGAACG contains:
- the LOC112696008 gene encoding xylan glycosyltransferase MUCI21 produces the protein MVHYHRYHQPRKASDPIITKDEESQQNLVMDCSTSSYYKRTRPKLLSFLFLITFLSCCYVLAPLFLPPSFTFSLLYSPATENDALVVNDSMCSSVSSGTICCDRTGYRSDICLMKGDIRTHSPSSSIFLYNSGIINNVSRNVGAEKGKGDQILQHERIRPYTRKWEKSVMETIDELNLISKRVNFGNSGHGCDVKHDVPAVFFSNGGYTGNVYHEFNDGIIPLYITSQHFNKKVVFVILEYHNWWITKYGDILSHLSDYPAIDFRGDNRTHCFPEAIVGLRIHDELTVDLALMQRNKSIVDFRNLLDKAYWPRIHGLIQDEEREAQEKLRKQLSSSPSSESEPESESPQKQEYIIKQKVQENPLKKPKLVILSRDKSRAITNENSMVKMAEEIDFEVEVLKPDRTTELAKIYRSLNASDVMIGVHGAAMTHFLFLRPGSVFIQVVPLGTTWAAETYYGEPARKLGLKYIGYEIQIRESSLYEKYDKNDPVLRDPESITKKGWEFTKKIYLDSQNVVLDLRRFRKRLQHAYEYIVSKSNHSTE
- the LOC112696009 gene encoding kinesin-like protein KIN-14L yields the protein MENCLRSRVHDINMASRKAEEAAWRRYEATQWLESQVGPLGISKQPSERELISCLRNGLILCKVINKIYPGSVPKVVDNPVASQSFTWDSQPLPAFQYFENVRNFLDAAEELKLPAFEASDLERDSVDMGSASKVVDCILSLKALQELKKTNSENGSSNRHLRSPLLMQSASRIHSRATAAFPSDACKRLDLSATWEKVHSVESNFQKREEENVELLVKLLVDRILEAKENMDGNFAASLRNENMDPVKLFKQIMTNFCGVKLPTKSSELPTPLNDSTKERSSVLHCCTSTPPLSDASLVPESSKCNRGCTGKCICNQKHLLALQENELQDLKALKLKIKNDFEDMQSQVQSFFNELGSQVEDMATKAGGYNRVVEENRKLFNMVQDLKGNIRVYCRIRPSFQAESKNIIDFIGEDGSLFILDPSKTLKDGRKLFQFNRVFGPKAGQDEVFKDTQPLIRSVMDGYNVCIFAYGQTGSGKTYTMSGPSGGTSKDMGINYLALNDLFRMSNDRKDIMTYDIYVQMVEIYNEQVRDLLAEDKTDNKLEIRSCNDDGLSLPDATLRPVTSTTDVLTLMKLGEVNRAVSSTALNNRSSRSHSVLTVHVHGKDTSRNTIRSCLHLVDLAGSERVDKSEVTGERLKEAQFINKSLSCLGDVITALAQKNSHIPYRNSKLTLLLQDSLGGHAKTLMFAHVSPEADSFGETTSTLKFAQRVSTVELGIARMNKETSEIMQLKEQVESLKLALANKEAQKSVFSRPKEPYTPSEKPTMKTPLRSRRLSIENCSTVKGEKSLNPEDKDKAACKSPSFVPRSRRLSLEGSKSNIKKDSASSDVSKTLQYESVLVQKYRPPQDPEAASKLYGHFSNGMSRPDSQAKAPRSPTSMTYQKRLIKVDEGIKIHPLVLPQTPEPTMPDINDVHSVMQTTKGMSSTNGKGSLRRSLRTIGKLINGPEKRNQQQNLVEVKSPIKGASHANDVRSSVTAVERTQRRQSLTGIHGSGPNRRSSLGGKPVPYEKERNARTPPPAAAKTSKRWL